The Glycine soja cultivar W05 chromosome 4, ASM419377v2, whole genome shotgun sequence genomic sequence CTTTTTTCTATCtttattaattgataattaagaaTGTAAATGTTCTTCGTGACATCATGTTTGAAAGTTTGAAACAAAACTCTGGCTTCTTAGCAGCCATCAAATGTTCAACCGAATGCCTTgagaaattatattatatttaattacattgCACATACACGACCGACCATGCCTATAGCCATGCTATGcattatttgaatgattttctttatcaaaactgaatCTGATAAAAAAGTATTGTAATTTCACACATCGCTCTTTCTGAAATAGTAATGGTGAACTCACCGAACCcatagagaatctttcttacaatGAAAGTCCCACAAGATACGGGAAAGAAGTGCAAGGTTCcagtccttgagattaaaaAGGCTTAAACCTCCTTCTTTTTTCGCAGAACAAACCACTGACCAAGCAACCGGGCTTGTTTTTGCCAATATCCGCTTTGCCCCACAGAAAATTACAGCACGAAGCATTGATCCGGTCCAGAACAGATTGCGACAAAGGAAAAATCCCCATCCAGAAAttcacaatttcttgaataacTGCTCTGATCAACTCTAACTTATCTGCATAAGATAAAGACTTCTTGCTCCATTCCTGAATCAGGCCAGTAATCTTGGAAAGTAAGGGAGCATAATGACATACATTTAATCTAGATGATAAAAGGGGAACACCCAAGTATCTGAAAGGAAAGTCACCCAAACTAAATCCAGTAAACGGCTGAATATGAGAAAGCTCATGAGGCCTAATACCGGCTGAGTATATGGCAGATTTATCAGAGCTGATGGAAAGCCCTGAAACCCTACAGAAGTGCTGAAACTTGGCAAACATAGTTGACACAGAAGGGATATCTCCTCTAGATAGAAGCATAATATCATCTGTAAAAGCCAAATGAGATAGCTGAATACTTGCACAGTtgggatgaaatttaaaattgacatCATCCTTGAGGCTGCTCATATCTCTGAAAAAGTACTCCAAACAGAGCACAAACAGATAAGGGGAGAGAGGATCCCCTTGTCTAAGACCCCGCTGCCCTTTGAAGTGACCATAAATGGATCCATTGACTACCACACTAAAGGAAGTGGAAGAAACACATTCCATGATCCAAGTACAGAACTGGGCTGGGAAGCCAATGAACTTAAGCATTCAATTCAAGAATTCCCAGAAAATGGAATCATAAGCTTTATGCAAGTCAATTTTCAGGAGGCATCTCGGAGAGGATCTTTTCTGAGCATATTTGCGCAAAATCTCTTGAACTAGGAAGATGTTGTCCATCATCTTTCTGTTCTTAATGAAAGCAGTTTGAGTTTCCCCAATAATAGTCTGAAGCACTGGGGCTATGCGGTTGGTCAGAATTTTAGATACAATCTTGTATAACAAATTACAGCAAGATATGGGTCTAAAATTGTTAACTTGGGAGGCCTGCTCATGCTTAGGAATAAGCGCAATAATAGCATGGTTGAGCTACTTTAGAATTTTTCCAGTTGTAAAGAATTCATTAACCACTGCAAAGATATCATCACCAATGATATTCCaagccttcttgaagaataaaaCATTGAAACCATCTGGCCCAGGAACTTTATTGTTATCCATCACAGAAATAACGTTCCAAACCTCTTGTTTAGAAGTAGGACAAAGTAAAACCGCAAAGCAATCGGTGGGAACCTTAGGACCCCTGTTGCATATCGAAATGGAAGGAGTTTGGGTCAGCTCATGAGCACTAAACAAATTCCTAAAGTGATTCACAAAAGCAAGGGCAATTTTATCTTGGGAGGAAGTGTTATGCCCATCCTCTAGCCTTATGACAGCAATAAATCGGCTGTGTCTGTTGCGCTTGATTAAAGCATGAAAGAATTTGGAGCATTTATCAGCCTGCAGGagatatttgtttttgatgAGTTGAGCAAATTTCATAGACTCCGCTTTTCTAAGCATAATGGTCTGCCCTCTAGTGCGGTTTGCCAGAGTAAGAAGGGAAGGATCCTGGGGATTTTGCTTTAGAGAATTAAGCACACTGTTATATTTAGCCTCAACTAGCTCTATTCAGTTGGAGATGTTGTTGAACTCCTGCTTAAAAAGATTCTACGCATAGgggaaactattttttattttttttaattgtgttgTACAACTATATACATTTAACATTTGTTTGTAGATATAGTAGTTACTAAATGAACCAATATCCATAAAGGCCTTTACAGCTTTTAGGTTTGCATTGTTTTGGTGGTTTATGCTAAGTGAGTATTTCTTGTGCTCTCATTTAACTTTAATAAAATCTTTggcttataaaaagaaaatccagTACAGGGTTTTGGCTTATACGTGTGTGTGATACAAAGACCCAACGAGAGATTTCATTAAACAGTAGGTTTATAACTAATCTTGTCTTCAAATAAGAAAGTTGCCTTACTTGTTTCATACGTAGTTTAAATTGTCGGAAGAGGATTGTGAATTATTTGTAGTCTTTTAATTGTTGGTATTTTTTCAAAGGTAGGTAGTTATGATATTGGAAAGATTCACGGCTTTAGCATTAAATTATCAAAGCAATAACTGAGTTTCAGAGCTCATACAAATGTTCCAATATCCATCTATCACAACCAGCTTCTTACTTATCATTCACtgcaaaataatttaatttaactgtCTCCATCTTGTTTACCTGTTCTGAAAAGTTCAACTAATCTTTTCATTGAAGCTTCAAATTCAAGAAATAATTGGAATTCGTCGGTGACAGTAGTGCGTTGGTTTCTATGTGCGGGTGACGTGGGGATTTAACTAATGATCAAGTTATAGTTAAATTCGTGATGCCACATAGtaatatttatcttaatttcTGAGACTCTTCTAGTGGCATTAATAACATGATTTAACAATATGTGAGTTGTGGAAGAAATTTTACTTtggataataaataaaaaattaatggtcTTTGACTGTGATTCGATATAACTCTGATATGTGACGATCGATAAGgtaatagaaattgaaattcataaAAAGTAAAAGCTGAAAGACATGAAATTGACTTGAGGATAAGTATCCGGTAAGTATGAATATACACCTCTTCTTTGTGATGACCAATTACGAATATAGGTGTCCATTTAAATATGTTGTAGAGGCTTCTTGCTGCTGGTATATGTCACCGCATGTCAGCTGtctagtttttttcttcttaacaaGTGAACATGTGTAAACTAAAACAAACTTTCAagggatttttattttattactttaatttctattttcagaagtttttatatgaaatggtgaaaataattttgattatttattatttttatttcctattttcaCCTTTTTCAGTAtaaatttcagaaaacaaaaaaacaaaataaaaatcttaaattgCTGATTTTGATAAACATTAATCGATATCATGTGCCGAAATTTAAGAAATTGACTACTGAACTTCCTGGCTTAAACACATGGTGGATTATCTTAATTTAGGATGAgtgtgaaaaatatattatttttttaataagtttgttaattaaaaagtgATTTTAAGATTATGCAAAATTTTACAGCTAAAGTCTAAGCTTCTAGCTAGCTAGTAAAGGTTGGATTGGCTTCTATAAATGCacagtgttatatatatatatatatatatatatatatatatatatatatatatatatatatatatatatatatcatcatcatctgtaCAAGAAAGGAAACGTGAAGAGGACTAGACTTCGTAACGTAGTTTCTAGTATATCAAGttttactgtttcttttatACATTTCTCTTgcttaaattaagtaaaaatctTTCTGTCCAAACAACTACCCTTTTGAATATGTATATTGTATCCTCTTTGGAAACAAAATTATATGCAACGTCAATatcctttttttacttttcctgCATATCTAGCTATAACTATTTCAACATCAATTATATACGTATTTCTGATTGATGTATTAAACTAGCATGATTATTATATAAGTATGAAATGACTTATTGGTTGccgttttttttatatttcttgatttatttttattttgaagtgcTTGACAAGATAACAGGCATAACCTGTCACATTTAGAGTTAGGGTTATTCTTTACTTCTTCGCTTCTTCCTTTTTCGTGACAAATGCACGTCAACCACTTAACCATTAGCATTGACAAAGTCGTTTCAAGATACATAAGCTAATTAAATTAAGATTGAATCTTGATGGAATGGTACGAAATGTACTTATTATTGTGTCCATTGCGTAATTATTTTGTTATGAATCAAGAATAATTACTGAACAACTCAAGTGATGGACTAACGGTGATCATTCATCAAATATGGTAATTAATCCAAATCATGACAGAGCCATCTGTCCACAACCTCTCAATGctttaattttggatttttacTCCCATAATTAAGTCTATGTACACAGCTCAATTTAGATTAGTCGACATCTATTAATTGTCATCACTTCCATTTGCCAAGGGTCCCAGATTAAACAagcaaaataacatttttttttcattttggtcaATATCCTGCAATGTCCAATAGTTGACAAAGTAGCCAAAACAAATTGATGTGGATTTTTCTTCtgtttgaaaatattacataatttaTAACATGGTCACATTAAAAGGTAATTAACGTGAACTAGTCATTGAGGAATATTGTTTTCATTGTgagttttaatataattaacagAGAAGAGTATAAGAAATAAGATTAGACAAAATTTTctttagagactaaaaacaaaatttgctaaaaattaaagaatgaaaactatattttactcataatgtttttgaaaaaaaaaaagatatataacgCCTAAatgcaaagtaaaaaaaattgttaaaaatctTGTAATAGCTTGAGTTATACCAACATGTACataacaaatgaacaaaaaagttcATGACAAGGGGCAAGGTTAGATATGGAAATTGTTTGATAGTGTATAACCGTAATATCTTGCATTTTCGTTAATTATAACAGAGTATATTTGAAGCTTAAacacatgtttttctcttatttagCTAAAGCACTGAgcacatatgtatattttacatttttcaaaataatgatgTTTATATTAGCTTAAGTGAAGCACAAGTAGGCTATCCCTTATCGTTCTTGTCTATCTATACTTCTAGAATCGTGAAAGAATGATATAGATATATCTTCTGCTTTTGTCATgattagtcaatttttttttttttgaggaaatgattaattaatgttGATGACAAAGTAACAACATATAATAATTAGAAGTAGGGCTTCAGAAAAAAAAGGACGACATTCACGAGAATTGCGATTGAAGCCGGTACAATTATATTCACTTTACTAGaaatagttttttgttttaatttttaggttttaaaccttgatcagcttcagaaaaaaacaaatttatacaCAATAATGATATACCACTATGCCTTATATTGGGAGCAAAGCTGCTAGGAACTTTTAACAATATTCTTGCAAAAAATCCATTCGATCGAATAACTGAAATcttattagttatatatttcAGGTTAAAAATATGTCCATTCTTCATTCCGACAACGTTCAATAAGATACAGTCTATACTTACACAAGCATTGATTATGATTATTAGCAACCAATTATCACAgtattaaatattcattttgcTCCCAAAATAAACTTCATGTACTATACCTGTTTGCGCTCTGGGAAGCACCCTCACAATCAGTTTATCTTCTGGATTAGAATCCTCTATATGCTTGATTAGAAATATGAATCTTTCACACGCAAAGATTACCAAGGTGTCCCATCCAGAACGTATAGAGAACAAAAATGATTCAGACACTTGTAATCTGAAGACTTCAAGCGTATAACGCAAAAACTGTATTGTGTTGTGTTTGATAAATAACAACGTGTTTGTACAAGTgaagttttcatttttgttagtGCTTAATAATTCAATGCTAAACCTCTGACGATCTTTTGAGATTACATGATAACTGACCTACCGTTGACGAAAGTTGTCAAATTAAGAGGCTGCAAAATATAAATCAGTACACTGACAAATCAATCTAAATCTCTCGTTTGTTTTTTCGCATATAACACCCATGTTAATTAAAGGTGACTCTTGCGTACATGAGGACATGCATCTTGAAATTCGATTCTGCTATATAGCGTTTACTTGGACAAGAGGGCAACAAATGTACTTATGATCATTACACTCCAATACAAATCCAGCATTATATATATGTGCGTCTGAATTTATAGGTTCATGACTGCATGGTGATTTCAGATTTATATGTGACAATTGCAGAAAGAGTACAACAAGAACTAAGATTTTGTATTTGAATATCAGCAAGCTAATCAATAAACTTTCAACTCTGATAGAACAGATATATTTTACATTCGTGTATATACACGTTTCCGAAACAAGGGAAAAAAGGAgtgagagaagaaggaaaaaataggTGGGCAACACTGAGATATATGATGCCTTCAGGTCCTAGAAAACATTATCTAATTGTTACTgtctacatatatataaattaacagcgattttttctctctctaatcatataaaaatttacaagCCTTAATAAAAGATTATGTATAATGTTATATGACAAGTATACTTGAAGCGTACCTGAGTATTCATTTTCAGTGTTAAATCATTACTTTTGCTATACTACGTATATCCACTAAACATAACCTTTTTTATTACATGATTAGTTCTTTTATAAGCAAGAGAATTATtattacattgttttttttttttgcataaggTTAAATTATTAACTAGTGTGTATGTATGTAATATCTTTGGATTGTGTACAGGCTTGTAAAAATTTTAGTTGTCAATTAAAGGGTGGGGAATTTAAAGCTGGTGGGAGGCACTATTGTAATGGAGGGATAGGATAATATTTTGTATCAGAAATTCTGAGTTTaggttatttaatatttgtgtCCAGTTTtgatacatatataaatataagataaCTTGTTCTCTGGATGTAAGTTTGGTACGTACTACCGGtacctatgattttttttatttttttttgagagagGAAAGAAAGTTATGGTAtgtcattacaaagcaaagatCCCATGCAAGTATGGATATTGttaaaaacatgacttcaagCATAAAATTTTGATGCTTTACCTAAAAAGTCGGCAACATGATTATATAACTTGTCACCTTATAAAACTCACTTCAGATTGAAACTATGGAAAGATCTGCACTCCCTTTAGCAAGTATTACATCAAAATCAGAGTAATCAGTTGAGATATTAATGTTGAAACTATCCACAACCATCTTGCTGTCAGATTCAAAGATAACAACATTTTGGAGTCAAAGCTTCTGCTTCTTGTAGAGATGGGATGCCGTTCTGGAAGTAAGTGCATGCACGAAAGATTTGGCCTTTAGAATCCCAATGCAAATACCTACACCAAAAGTATGGAAATTCCAAAGGTGATACTAGGTGCACCCAAAAGTATGCAAATACCCTAGTATCACCTAGCTGCATTATATATGTTCCGCTCCACTTCATTCCAAAGACTAGATAATAACCAAAACTATTTTGCTATAGGACAATCAATAAAGAGATGCCAATCTGTTTCGGCATTGGACAAGCAAAACACACACTCATGTGGACAATTGACGCCCCTATGAGTTAGTCTTTGTCTTGTTGGCAAACAATCCCTAAGTAATCTCCATAGAAAGTGTTTGAATTTAGGGGGTACATTAAGCTTCCATATAATCGTCCAGGGTCCAGATGCTTTAAGGTGttaattgtcaatatttgaaTCCATGATATTATGATAAGCATTGCGTACCATATAAACACCATTGTTGCTGAATTTCAAGGTCTTCTCCCATGATGTTGAAAAGAGGCACTTGGTGGATTATGAGAATATCTTCTTCGAGAAATAGATGATGAAGAAGTTGTTCGTTCCATTGGCCCGAAGATTTGATCAATTAAATTTACTAACTTCCAATTTTCCTATTCAGCAATAGGAGGGGAGGTAATGATTGAATTGGTGCTAGGGTGAAGTTATGGCTAATTCCAAATGTTGATagaattatcatttaaaatcttTCATCTCAACCCTTGACTCGTCATATGATACTTAGATTATGCTCAAATTGAGCATCCAAAAAATTCCTTGGgaagtatttttctttgaagcAATATTAATGGAAGGAAAAATTAAATCGTTGTCCTATTTTTGTGAAATCAATcggaatttttataaaaaa encodes the following:
- the LOC114408336 gene encoding uncharacterized protein LOC114408336, giving the protein MKFAQLIKNKYLLQADKCSKFFHALIKRNRHSRFIAVIRLEDGHNTSSQDKIALAFVNHFRNLFSAHELTQTPSISICNRGPKVPTDCFAVLLCPTSKQEVWNVISVMDNNKVPGPDGFNVLFFKKAWNIIGDDIFAVVNEFFTTGKILK